Below is a genomic region from Echinicola rosea.
ATAAATCCATGGGTTACTGTATAGTTCGTGCCGCTGGCACTTGCGGTAATTTCTGATGACCAGATATAATATCCATGGTACGGTTTTGTTATGAACTTTCAGTTGTGGAGTTCAATTTTTTCATGTTCGTTATCCCATCTGCCTTTGGCGGAGGATGATATAGAAGCAGCAGGTTTTAGCCTGCTGATGAGGTTAAGAGCGAGCATTGCACCAAGTGCCGTAGGTACGGACCATCTCTTTGGCGTCAATATCATATCGGCTTATGAAAAATGTAATTTTCATCAAAATCAATTTCAAATTTCTTCAAAAGAGCAGTGTATTCATCTAAAAAGTCCCATTGTCTATGATGAGCTTCTTGGTTTTGGATATATTGATAGACATTTGGTATTTGTGATTTGCCGTAACTAAAACATCCGAATCCTTTTTGCCATTCGAATTTATGATTGACAAAGTTGGATTTGTTGATCCATTTCGATGATTTTGATTTTATTCTTTGCATGGCTTCAGAAATGGAAATATCTGGTTTTAAGGCAAAAAAGCAATGCATATGATCTTCAACTCCATTTACAATAATACATTTGTTACCCATTTCATTGATGAGGTTGCCGATTACTTTTTGAAGTTCTGGCCGCCATGATTTATGGATGTATGCATTTCTATATTTTACTGCAAAAATTGACTGGATATAGACTTGATGATAAGTATTGGCCATTTTATAATTTAGCTTTAGAAAGAGGTAGTACAGAAGATAATCATATTGATTTAAATACTGAAATCGATTTTGCACTATTGCTTGGGGATAATTATTACTTACTGAATTTTGTCATTATTAAACTGAATCAGGTATTATATCAGTCGTACCTACGGCACTTGCGGATTGTGGGGTGGTTTTTATGTACCCACGGATAAATCCATGGGTTACTGTATAGTTCGTGCCGCTGGCACTTGCGGTAATTTCTGATGACCAGATATAATATCCATGGTACGGTTTTGCTATGGACTTTCGGTTGTGGAGGCGAATTTTTTCATGTTCGTTGTCCCATCCGCCTTTGGCGGAGGATGATATAGGATCAGTATGTTGAAGAAAGGTTGCTTTATCTAATCTTATAGCATTTGTGAGGATATGTATCGTACCTACGGCACTTGCGGATTGTGGGGTGGTTTTTATGTACCCACGGATAAATCCATGGGTTACTG
It encodes:
- the tnpA gene encoding IS200/IS605 family transposase, with the translated sequence MANTYHQVYIQSIFAVKYRNAYIHKSWRPELQKVIGNLINEMGNKCIIVNGVEDHMHCFFALKPDISISEAMQRIKSKSSKWINKSNFVNHKFEWQKGFGCFSYGKSQIPNVYQYIQNQEAHHRQWDFLDEYTALLKKFEIDFDENYIFHKPI